A region of Zerene cesonia ecotype Mississippi unplaced genomic scaffold, Zerene_cesonia_1.1 Zces_u002, whole genome shotgun sequence DNA encodes the following proteins:
- the LOC119838406 gene encoding sushi, von Willebrand factor type A, EGF and pentraxin domain-containing protein 1 isoform X2 codes for MLIRCRTALSVVAVLTLYATQINSEGNLFTCPNGWELKGLHCYKFFNIRHSWEKAAELCRRYGSELMVIDTYNENNMTASLVPSSPSNNHYWLGLATVDDLRTNTLESAAGGLVSQYAGFWDLRQPNPKDGECVDVHVTSERQSWELTTCETLLPFMCRANACPEGTFHCSNGKCINAAFKCDKQDDCGDASDEMDCASECHFYMASSGDVVESPNYPHKYPPFSECKWTLEGPQGQNIVLQFQDFETEKSFDTVQILVGGRTEDKSVNLATLSGKQDLSTKLYVSASNFMIIKFSSDGSVERKGFRASWKTESSNCGGILRATPQGQVLTSPGYPNNYPGGLECMYIIEAQPGRIVSLEIEDLDLEMNRDYIVIKDGNLPSSPVLARLTGPGEDNQKVVISTTNHLYMYFRTSLGDSKKGFNMRYSQGCRATIIAANGTFTSPAFGLSNYPNNQECLYRIKNPNGGPLSLKFNDFNIHPSDVVQVFDGSSTNGLRLHSDNGFTVKPRITLTASSGEMLIRFMSDALHNSVGWKATFSADCPPLKSGIGALASNRDTAFGTTITFSCPIGQEFATGKSRITTKCLDGGNWSVTYIPSCQEVYCGPVPQIDNGFSIGSTNVTYKGVATYQCYAGFAFPTGQPIERISCLSDGRWERTPTCLASQCSALPDVPHANVTILNGGGRSYGTIVRYECEPGYVRSGQPVLLCMSNGTWSGDVPTCSKALCPKFPEIPNGFFVDQSRVYMFGDEARVQCYKGYKLNGPSILRCGANQQFDAAPTCEDINECISSQCDSVSTECKNTLGGFYCPCKPGFSPSLDCRPVGDLGLINGAIPDESITTSTPEPGYYKGMIRLNNGGGWCGNNLEAGANWVLIDLRAPTIVRGFRTMSVMRADANIAFTSAIRIQYSNSLTDVFKDYTNPDGTAVEFRILEPTLSVLNLPVPIEAQYVKFKIQDYVGAPCLKIEIMGCARLDCLDINECNENNGGCDQKCLNTPGNYSCACNIGYELYSSNGTAGFAIEKSETGERDGDTYQRNKTCVPVMCPPLAPPENGLLLATKSSYHFGDIVEFQCDFGYVMSGFSSLLCTSSGTWNGTAPECQYARCVTLSDDKNDGLKIIRNDPESVLVPYRDNVTVTCTSPGRQLRNTVSSSFRQCVYDPKPGLPDYWLSGAQPQCPRRDCGVPMPTPGAEYGQYLDTKYQSSFFFGCQNTFKLAGQTSKHDNVVRCQATGVWDFGDLRCEGPVCEDPGRPADGYQIAKSYEQSSEVLFGCSRPGYILINPRPITCIREPECKVIKPLGLASGRIPDSAINATSERPNYEAKNIRLNSVTGWCGKQEAFTYVSVDLGKVYRVKAILVKGVVTSDIVGRPTEIRFFYKQAENENYVVYFPNFNLTMRDPGNYGELAMITLPKYVQARFVILGIVSFMDNACLKFELMGCEEPSVEPLLGYDYGYSPCVDNEPPVFQNCPQHPIVVQTDVNGGLLPVNFTEPTAIDNSGAIARLEVTPQHFKMPIQVFHNMVVRYVAFDFDGNVAICEVNITVPDYTPPKLSCPQSYVIELVDKQDSYAVNFNETRRRINATDASGEVFLKFIPERAVIPIRGYENVTVIAADKYGNKAQCYFQVSVQATPCVDWELMPPANGALNCLPGDRGIQCIATCSPGFRFTDGEPVKTFVCETKRQWTPTAVVPDCVSENTQQAAYHVVASVQYRALGAVSNACLPQYKDLLAQYDNILNERLSQRCSAVNVNINVTFVKAMPALLDENVVKMDFVLAIIPAIRQTQLYDLCGSTLNLIFDLSVPYASALIEPVLNVSSIGNQCPPLRAIRSSISRGFTCSVGEVLNMDTTDVPRCLHCPAGTYAGEKQKSCTMCPRGYFQNQARQGSCLKCPQGTFTREEGSKDLTDCVPVCGYGTYSPTGLVPCLECPRNSYTGEPPLGGFKDCQACPVNTYTYQPAASGRDKCRAKCAPGTYSPTGLAPCSQCPRNFYQNLIGQTLCMECPTNMKTVGTGASGLEECIPVECSNSACQHGGLCVPKGHGVQCYCPAGFSGRRCEIDIDECESQPCYNGGTCIDLPQGYRCSCPTGYGGINCQEERSDCRNDTCPERAMCKDEPGYNNFTCLCRSGYTGIDCDITIDPCTANGNPCKNGASCTALQQGRYKCECLPGWEGQLCEINTDDCIEKPCLLGAPCTDLVNDFSCTCPAGFTGKRCHEKIDLCSNEPCKHGICVDKLFVHQCICDPGWTGPSCDININECVISPCENGGRCIDGTDDFTCICEAGYTGKRCQHTIDDCSSDPCQNGASCVDQLDGFICKCRPGFIGLQCETEIDECLTEPCNPAGTEKCIDLDNKYMCQCKEGFTGEMCETNIDDCASDPCFNGGTCKDQIGDYKCLCPSGWTGKRCEKDIGNCVNLPCQNNAKCIDLFQDFFCVCPSGTDGKQCETAPERCIGSPCMHGGKCQDFGSGLNCTCSMDYTGIGCQYEFDACEAGLCQNGATCIDEGEGYTCMCTPGFTGKNCDEDIIDCKDNSCPPSATCIDLPGRFYCQCPFNLTGDDCRKGISVDYDLYFSDPLRSSAAQVVPIDTGSADSLTIAMWVQYTQQDEGGVFFTAYGVSNSHIALNRRTIIQIHSSGVQVSIFPELQDVYLSFGEFATVNDGQWHHVALVWDGSNGGELTLITEGLIASKFEGYGSGRTLPQYVWVTLGKPQSENPKAYTESGFQGHLTKVQVWNRALDVTNEIQKQVRDCRTEPVLYSGLVLTWAGYDDVFGGVERIVPSHCGQRVCPNGYGGTKCQQLQVDKEPPKVDRCPGDLWVIAKNGSSLVKWDTPAFSDNIGVVKVLEKSGHKPGQNLAWGAYDIAYVAYDAAGNAATCTFKVTVLSEFCPPLPDPLGGYQSCRDWGAGGQFKVCEIACRDGLRFSQPVPPFYTCGAEGFWRPTNDPTLPLVYPACSPASPAQRVFKISMLFPSSVLCNDAGQGVLRQKVRSAINQLNRDWNFCSYAIDGTRECKELDINVKCDHRANVRQTRQISTSPTVKSEDTYVLDAIIPVEETRSNREGRQAGDTYNVEISFPAVIDPVIHNGNNERSTVKRLLEKLILEDEQFDVRSILPNTVPDPASLKLESDYACPMGQVVMAPDCVSCAVGTFLDAASDTCQPCPSGTYQSEAGQLQCTPCPSIAGQSGVTQATGARSAGDCKERCAAGKYYDADAELCRPCGHGSYQPKEGAFSCIACPRGQTTRATEAVSAAECRDDCPSGEQLSNEGGCEPCPRGTWRANGAGAACAPCPSGTTTPQVGAASPDQCSLPVCKPGSFLNVTLNTCIQCKKGTYQSETQQTQCIPCPINTSTKEEGATSESDCTNPCDMSGPEMHCDTNAYCLLVQDTNEFKCQCKPGFNGTGKVCTDVCLDFCDNGGECVKDARGEPSCRCAGSFTGRHCREKSEFAYIASGVAGGVIFIIFLVLLVWMICARSSKKREPKKTLTPAIDQNGSQVNFYYGAHTPYAESIAPSHHSTYAHYYDDEEDGWEMPNFYNETYMKESLHNGMNGKMNSLARSNASIYGTKEDLYDRLKRHAYPDKSDSDSEGQ; via the exons CAGCTGGCGGTTTAGTGTCACAGTACGCTGGATTCTGGGATTTAAGGCAACCCAATCCTAAAGATGGAGAATGCGTGGACGTCCATGTTACCTCCGAAAGACAATCATGGGAGCTGACGACTTGCGAAACACTTCTTCCTTTTATGTGTCGGGCAAACGCTTGTCCTGAGG GAACATTCCATTGTTCGAATGGGAAGTGTATTAACGCTGCCTTTAAGTGTGACAAGCAAGATGATTGTGGAGACGCTTCTGATGAAATGGATTGTGCCTCGGAATGTCACTTCTATATGGCTAGCAGTGGAGACGTTGTCGAAAGTCCTAACTACCCTCACAAATATCCACCTTTTAGTGAATGTAAATGGACACTCGAGGGTCCTCAAGGACAAAACATCGTTTTACAGTTCCAAGATTTTGAAACTGAAAAGTCTTTCGATACTGTTCAAATCTTAGTAGGTGGCCGCACCGAAGACAAATCTGTTAACCTAGCGACTCTTTCAGGAAAACAAGATTTATCGACTAAACTCTATGTGTCAGCGTCGAactttatgataattaaatttagttctGATGGTTCTGTGGAAAGAAAAGGTTTTAGAGCTTCTTGGAAAACTGAATCATCAAATTGCGGTGGAATTTTGAGAGCGACACCTCAAGGTCAAGTTTTAACGTCACCTGGATATCCAAATAATTACCCTGGTGGATTGGAATGCATGTATATCATTGAAGCCCAACCCGGAAGGATTGTATCATTAGAAATTGAAGATTTAGATTTAGAAATGAACAGAGACTACATCGTTATTAAAGATGGTAATTTACCATCCAGCCCGGTACTTGCACGGTTAACTGGTCCCGGTGAAGATAACCAAAAGGTTGTTATATCAACAACAAACCATCTATACATGTATTTCCGCACAAGCCTTGGAGACTCCAAGAAAGGATTTAATATGAGATATTCACAAGGTTGTAGGGCTACCATAATTGCGGCAAATGGTACATTTACTTCGCCCGCTTTTGGTCTGAGCAATTACCCTAATAATCAAGAATGTTTATATCGAATCAAAAATCCTAATGGTGGTCCACtttctttgaaatttaatgattttaacatACACCCATCTGATGTTGTTCAAGTTTTTGATGGTTCAAGTACAAACGGCCTTAGGTTGCATTCTGACAATGGATTTACGGTCAAACCACGGATAACTTTGACTGCCTCAAGTGGCGAAATGTTAATACGTTTTATGTCTGATGCTTTACACAATAGCGTTGGATGGAAAGCAACATTTTCAGCGg ATTGTCCACCGCTTAAATCTGGTATTGGAGCTCTAGCATCAAACAGAGACACAGCTTTCGGAACAACTATAACATTCTCTTGTCCCATTGGACAAGAATTCGCTACTGGAAAATCACGAATTACCACTAAATGTTTAGATGGAGGAAATTGGTCtgttacatacatacctaGCTGTCAAG agGTATACTGCGGTCCTGTACCTCAGATAGACAATGGATTTTCAATTGGTTCAACAAATGTTACATACAAAGGAGTTGCAACATATCAGTGTTACGCAGGATTTGCATTCCCCACTGGACAGCCTATTGAACGGATCTCTTGCTTATCAGATGGACGATGGGAAAGGACCCCAACTTGTTtag CATCCCAATGTTCCGCTCTCCCAGATGTACCACATGCTAATGTAACTATTTTGAATGGCGGTGGTCGAAGCTATGGTACCATTGTTCGATATGAATGTGAACCTGGATATGTACGCTCTGGACAACCAGTTCTTCTTTGTATGAGTAACGGAACTTGGTCTGGGGACGTTCCAACCTGTTCAAAAGCATTATGTCCCAAATTTCCAGAAATTCCAAATGGTTTCTTTGTAGATCAAAGTAGAGTTTATATGTTTGGTGATGAAGCTCGTGTACAGTGTTATAAAg gaTATAAACTCAACGGACCAAGTATTTTGCGATGTGGAGCCAATCAACAATTCGATGCTGCACCAACTTGTGAAGATATTAACGAATGTATCAGCAGCCAGTGTGATTCTGTTTCAACTGAATGTAAAAATACCCTTGGTGGGTTCTATTGTCCATGCAAACCAGGATTCTCCCCAAGCTTAGATTGTAGACCGGTTGGTGATCTGGGTCTCATTAATGGCGCAATTCCTGACGAGTCCATAACCACTTCTACTCCTGAACCAGGATATTATAAAGga ATGATTCGACTTAACAATGGAGGTGGATGGTGTGGGAACAATCTCGAAGCTGGTGCAAATTGGGTTCTTATTGATTTGCGTGCACCTACTATTGTCAGAGGATTCCGTACAATGAGCGTTATGAGAGCCGATGCTAACATAGCATTCACATCTGCAATTAGAATTCAGTATAGTAATAGTTTAACTGACGTCTTCAAAGACTATACAAATCCTGATGGTACAGCAGTTGAATTCAGGATCTTAGAACCCACCTTATCGGTGTTAAATTTGCCAGTACCGATTGAAGCTCAATAcgtcaaattcaaaattcaggACTATGTCGGTGCTCCATGTctcaaaattgaaattatggGCTGTGCTAGACTTGACTGTTTAGATATTAAtgaatgtaatgaaaataatggtGGATGTGACCAAAAATGTCTGAATAC gcCCGGAAATTATTCATGCGCTTGCAACATCGGTTATGAACTTTATTCCTCAAACGGAACGGCTGGATTTGCGATAGAAAAATCAGAAACTGGAGAGAGAGATGGCGACACTtaccaaagaaataaaacatgtgtGCCCGTCATGTGTCCTCCGCTAGCTCCACCTGAAAACGGTCTGTTATTAGCAACGAAGAGTTCATACCATTTCGGTGATATAGTTGAATTCCAATGCGACTTTGGATATGTTATGTCTGGATTTTCTTCACTTCTTTGTACCTCTAGCGGTACTTGGAATGGAACAGCACCAGAGTGTCAAT atGCTCGTTGTGTAACATTGTCAGATGATAAAAACGATGGTCTCAAAATTATCAGAAACGATCCAGAAAGTGTGTTGGTGCCGTACAGGGATAATGTCACCGTAACATGTACATCTCCTGGCCGTCAATTAAGAAATACAGTATCGTCTTCATTTAGGCAATGTGTATATGATCCTAAACCG GGACTACCCGATTATTGGTTATCAGGAGCTCAGCCCCAGTGTCCACGTAGAGACTGTGGTGTCCCAATGCCTACGCCAGGTGCTGAATATGGTCAATACTTAGACACAAAATACCAAAGTTCGTTTTTCTTTGGCTGTCAAAATACCTTTAAACTCGCTGGTCAAACTAGTAAACATGATAACGTTGTAAGATGTCAAGCCACTGGTGTCTGGGACTTTGGAGACCTCAGATGCGAAGGACCTGTGTGCGAAGATCCGGGTAGGCCTGCGGATGGATACCAAATTGCTAAAAGCTATGAACAAAGCTCAGAAGTCCTCTTTGGATGTTCAAGACCtggttacattttaataaatccaaGACCTATAACTTGTATAAGAGAACCGGAATGTAAAGTCATTAAGCCTCTTGGCTTGGCATCAGGTAGAATTCCTGATTCTGCAATAAATGCCACTTCCGAGAGACCCAACTATGAAGCTAAGAATATACGATTAAATTCAGTCACTGGTTGGTGTGGCAAACAGGAAGCATTCACTTATGTGAGTGTTGATCTAGGAAAAGTGTACAGAGTAAAGGCGATATTAGTTAAAGGTGTTGTCACATCGGATATTGTCGGTCGACCAACTGAAATAAGATTCTTTTACAAACAAGCTGAAAATGAGAATTATGTTGTATACTTCCCtaactttaatttaacaatgagGGATCCAGGCAACTACGGCGAACTAGCCATGATAACTCTACCTAAATATGTACAAGCTCGTTTCGTTATATTAGGTATAGTTAGCTTTATGGACAACGCTTGcttgaaatttgaattaatggGATGCGAAGAACCCTCCGTAGAACCTTTACTGGGGTACGACTATGGATATTCTCCCTGCGTTG ATAATGAACCACCTGTTTTCCAAAACTGCCCTCAACATCCTATCGTTGTTCAGACAGACGTGAATGGAGGACTACTTCCTGTTAACTTTACTGAACCCACTGCAATCGATAATTCAGGAGCTATTGCTAGATTAGAAGTAACTCCACAGCATTTCAAAATGCCCATCCAAGTTTTCCATAACATGGTTGTGAGATATGTAGCTTTTGATTTTGACGGTAATGTTGCTATCTGTGAAGTTAATATAACTGTTCCTGATTATACACCACCTAAACTAAGTTGTCCACAAAGTTATGTAATAGAATTAGTTGACAAACAAGATAGTTATGCAGTGAATTTCAATGAAACCAGACGAAGAATAAATGCAACCGACGCATCAGGAGAAGTTTTCCTAAAGTTTATTCCGGAACGAGCTGTTATACCTATACGTGGTTATGAAAACGTTACCGTAATTGCTGCTGATAAATACGGAAACAAAGCTCAATGTTACTTCCaa GTTTCTGTACAAGCTACTCCTTGCGTTGATTGGGAATTAATGCCACCCGCAAATGGTGCTTTGAACTGCCTACCTGGAGATAGAGGAATACAATGTATAGCTACATGTAGCCCAGGCTTCAGATTTACTGATGGTGAACCAGTGAAAACATTTGTTTGTGAAACTAAACGGCAATGGACTCCAACTGCTGTTGTACCCGATTGTGTATCTGAAA ATACTCAACAAGCTGCCTATCACGTTGTAGCTAGTGTTCAATATCGTGCACTTGGTGCAGTATCAAATGCTTGCTTACCGCAGTACAAAGACCTTCTAGCTCAGTACGATAACATACTTAATGAAAGGTTATCACAACGATGCTCTGCTgtgaatgttaatattaatgtcaCATTCGTTAAAGCAATGCCAGCACTTTTAGATGAAAATGTCGTGAAAATGGACTTTGTTTTGGCTATTATTCCTGCTATAAGACAAACACAGTTGTACGACCTTTGTGGATCAACCTTAAAccttatatttgatttatctGTGCCATATGCAAGCGCTCTTATTGAACCGGTATTGAATGTTTCTTCCATCGGAAACCAATGTCCACCACTACGAGCTATACGAAGTTCTATCTCACGGGGTTTTACCTGTAGCGTTGGAGAAGTCCTTAATATGGATACAACGGATGTTCCACGTTGct TGCACTGTCCTGCTGGTACATACGCTGGTGAAAAACAAAAGAGCTGTACTATGTGCCCAAGAGGATACTTCCAAAATCAAGCTAGACAAGGATCATGTCTTAAATGCCCACAAGGCACATTTACACGAGAAGAAGGATCCAAAGATTTAACGGACTGCGTACCCGTATGTGGTTATGGTACATATTCTCCCACTGGCTTAGTTCCTTGCCTAGAATGCCCAAGAAACAGCTATACGGGTGAGCCACCTTTGGGAGGTTTTAAGGATTGCCAAGCATGTCCGGTTAATACTTACACATACCAACCAGCTGCGTCTGGTAGAGACAAGTGTAGAGCAAAATGTGCCCCGGGAACTTATTCACCAACTGGATTGGCGCCGTGCTCTCAATGTCCAAGGAAtttctatcaaaatttaattggaCAAACGCTGTGTATGGAATGTCCAACAAATATGAAAACTGTAGGAACTGGAGCCTCTGGTTTGGAAGAATGTATCCCAGTGGAGTGTTCGAATAGTGCCTGTCAACACGGTGGTTTGTGTGTTCCTAAAGGACATGGTGTACAATGCTACTGTCCTGCTGGTTTCTCCGGACGTCGATGCGAAATTGATATAGATGAATGTGAAAGTCAACCTTGTTACAACGGTGGAACATGCATTGATTTACCACAGGGATATAGATGTTCCTGCCCTACCGGCTATGGTGGAATAAATTGTCAAGAAGAAAGATCGGACTGCCGAAATGATACTTGTCCCGAACGCGCAATGTGTAAAGACGAACCAGggtacaataattttacgtGCTTGTGTAGATCTGGATATACTGGAATAGACTGTGATATTACG aTCGACCCCTGTACTGCTAATGGAAATCCTTGCAAAAACGGTGCTTCTTGTACTGCATTACAACAAGGCAGATACAAGTGCGAATGTTTACCTGGATGGGAAGGACAactttgtgaaataaatacggACGATTGTATCGAAAAACCTTGTCTTCTTGGAGCTCCTTGTACAGATTTAGTGAATGATTTCAGCTGCACATGTCCGGCTGGATTTACTGGCAAACGTTGCCATGAAAAGATTGATTTGTGCTCAAATGAACCATGTAAACATGGTATCTGTGTCGATAAACTTTTCGTGCATCAATGTATTTGTGACCCAGGTTGGACGGGACCGTCCTGcgatataaatatcaatgagTGTGTAATATCACCTTGTGAAAATGGTGGTAGGTGTATTGATGGCACTGATGACTTCACCTGTATTTGCGAAGCAGGTTATACAGGCAAACGTTGCCAACATACCATTGATGATTGTTCTTCGGATCCTTGTCAAAACGGCGCAAGCTGTGTAGATCAGTTAGACGGATTTATATGCAAATGTCGTCCAGGATTTATTGGATTACAATGTGAAACTGAAATTGATGAATGCTTAACAGAGCCATGCAATCCAGCGGGAACTGAAAAGTGCATCGACCttgataacaaatatatgtgTCAATGCAAGGAAGGTTTTACTGGAGAAATGTGCGAGACAAATATAGACGATTGCGCATCTGATCCTTGCTTCAATGGAGGCACATGTAAAGATCAAATAGGAGATTATAAATGCCTTTGTCCATCAGGATGGACTGGAAAACGATGTGAAAAAGACATTGGCAATTGTGTAAACTTACCGTGTCAGAATAATGCtaaatgtattgatttattcCAAGACTTCTTCTGTGT TTGTCCAAGCGGAACGGATGGTAAACAGTGCGAAACAGCACCAGAACGTTGTATCGGCAGTCCTTGTATGCATGGTGGTAAATGTCAAGACTTTGGCTCAGGATTAAACTGCACTTGTTCAATGGACTACACAGGAATTGGATGTCAATATGAGTTTGACGCTTGTGAAGCTGGCTTATGTCAGAATGGTGCAACATGTATAGACGAGGGAGAAGGATACACTTGCATGTGTACTCCTGGTTTTACAGGAAAGAACTGCGATGAAGACATTATTGATTGTAAAGATAATTCTTGCCCACCTTCAGCAACCTGTATTGACTTACCCGGCAGATTTTATTGTCAATGTCCATTTAACTTAACCGGAGATGATTGTAGAAAAG gAATAAGTGTAGATTACGATCTGTACTTCAGCGATCCACTCCGTTCAAGTGCAGCACAAGTTGTACCAATTGATACAGGCTCTGCTGACAGCCTAACTATTGCAATGTGGGTACAATATACGCAACAAGATGAAGGCGGAGTATTCTTCACCGCTTACGGCGTTAG CAATTCACACATTGCTTTGAATAGACgaacaataattcaaattcattCAAGCGGGGTCCAAGTATCCATATTCCCCGAATTACAAGATGTTTACTTAAGTTTCGGTGAATTTGCCACTGTGAATGATGGACAATGGCACCATGTTGCCTTAGTTTGGGACGGCAGTAACGGCGGAGAATTAACTTTAATCACTGAAGGTCTAATTGCAAGCAAGTTTGAAGGCTACGGTAGTGGACGAACGTTACCGCAATA TGTTTGGGTGACATTGGGCAAACCTCAATCTGAAAATCCAAAGGCATATACTGAATCTGGATTCCAAGGTCATTTGACTAAAGTACAAGTTTGGAACAGAGCGCTTGATGtaacaaatgaaatacaaaaacaagtCCGAGACTGCCGCACAGAACCCGTCCTTTATAGTGGATTAGTGTTGACATGGGCCGGTTACGATGACGTTTTCGGTGGAGTTGAAAGAATTGTACCATCTCATTGTGGTCAAAGAGTGTGTCCAAATGGTTATGGTGGTACTAAATGCCAACAATTACAAGTTGACAAGGAACCTCCTAAAGTAGACCGTTGCCCAGGAGACTTATGGGTGATCGCCAAAAATGGATCGTCGTTAGTAAAATGGGATACACCTGCATTTAGTGACAATATTGGAGTTGTAAAAGTATTAGAAAAATCGGGACACAAACCGGGTCAAAACTTGGCGTGGGGAGCATACGACATCGCTTACGTCGCTTACGATGCCGCTGGAAATGCAGCAACATGCACCTTTAAAGTAACAGTACTGT cTGAATTCTGTCCTCCTTTACCTGATCCTTTGGGTGGATACCAATCTTGTCGCGACTGGGGAGCAGGAGGCCAGTTCAAGGTATGCGAAATCGCATGTCGTGACGGCCTCAGGTTCTCCCAACCAGTACCACCCTTCTACACTTGCGGTGCTGAAGGATTCTGGCGCCCAACAAATGACCCGACGCTGCCTCTCGTGTATCCTGCTTGTTCAC ctGCTTCACCCGCCCAACGCGTCTTCAAAATATCCATGTTGTTCCCAAGTTCGGTGCTCTGCAATGATGCAGGTCAAGGAGTACTTCGACAAAAAGTACGCAGTGCCATCAACCAACTTAATAGAGATTGGAACTTCTGTTCATATGCAATTGACG GAACCCGCGAGTGCAAAGAACTTGACATTAACGTAAAGTGTGATCATCGGGCGAATGTTCGACAGACAAGGCAAATATCTACCTCGCCAACTGTAAAATCTGAAGACACCTACGTTTTGGATGCTATAATACCAGTGGAAGA GACTAGAAGCAACAGGGAAGGACGTCAAGCCGGAGACACGTATAACGTCGAAATCTCATTCCCAGCCGTAAT CGACCCAGTTATCCACAATGGAAACAACGAAAGATCAACTGTTAAACGACTATTGGAGAAACTAATTCTTGAAGACGAACAATTCGACGTGCGAAGTATATTACCGAATACCGTCCCCGACCCAGCGAGCTTGAAACTCGAATCAGATTATGCCTGCCCGATGGGACAGGTTGTAATGGCACCTGATTGTG TGTCATGTGCTGTGGGCACCTTCTTGGACGCGGCAAGCGACACCTGCCAGCCGTGCCCATCTGGCACCTATCAATCGGAAGCCGGCCAGCTGCAATGCACCCCTTGCCCTTCGATCGCTGGTCAATCTGGAGTCACTCAAGCTACGGGAGCTAGGAGTGCCGGGGATTGTAAAG aacgATGCGCTGCTGGAAAATACTACGATGCCGATGCAGAATTGTGCAGACCTTGTGGGCACGGATCATATCAACCGAAAGAAGGAGCCTTCTCGTGCATCGCTTGTCCCAGAGGACAAACTACGCGAGCTACTGAGGCTGTGTCTGCAGCGGAATGCAGGGACGATTGTCCATCAG GAGAGCAGCTAAGCAACGAAGGTGGTTGTGAGCCGTGCCCGCGTGGGACTTGGCGCGCGAATGGCGCCGGGGCGGCGTGTGCCCCATGTCCTTCCGGCACCACCACGCCTCAAGTGGGCGCCGCTTCGCCTGACCAGTGCTCTTTACCAGTCTGCAAGCCTG GATCATTCTTGAACGTAACCCTCAATACCTGTATACAATGCAAGAAGGGTACATACCAATCGGAAACCCAGCAAACTCAATGCATCCCGTGCCCAATTAACACCAGTACAAAGGAAGAGGGAGcc ACTTCAGAATCAGATTGTACAAACCCGTGCGATATGAGCGGACCAGAAATGCATTGCGATACCAATGCTTATTGTCTTCTCGTACAAGATACCAATGAATTCAAGTGTCAGTGTAAACCAGGATTCAATGGCACCGGAAAAGTTTGCACAG ATGTATGTCTCGATTTCTGTGACAACGGCGGAGAATGTGTTAAGGATGCTCGCGGCGAGCCTTCGTGTAGATGCGCTGGCTCTTTCACTGGCAGACACTGTAGGGAGAAGAGTGAGTTCGCGTATATTGCCAGCGGCGTCGCTGGTGGTGTCATCTTCATCATATTCCTCGTGCTGCTTGTATGGATGATCTGTGCCAG ATCGTCAAAGAAACGAGAACCAAAGAAAACATTAACGCCAGCTATCGACCAAAACGGTTCACAAGTGAACTTCTACTACGGAGCGCATACACCGTACGCGGAATCCATCGCTCCTTCACACCACTCCACATACGCACATTACTATGACGACGAAGAGGATGGCTGGGAAATGCCCAACTTCTACAACGAAACATACATGAAGGAGAGTCTACACAATGGCATGAACGGGAAAATGAACAGTCTAGCGAGATCCAACGCGAGTATATACGGCACGAAGGAGGATCTATATGACAGATTAAAAAGGCACGCATACCCTG ATAAGAGTGACAGTGACAGTGAGGGTCAGTAA